One Rosa chinensis cultivar Old Blush chromosome 3, RchiOBHm-V2, whole genome shotgun sequence DNA window includes the following coding sequences:
- the LOC112192449 gene encoding DEAD-box ATP-dependent RNA helicase 37, producing the protein MRSWADSVGNDGDNADAGSSENNSSSRPSDNNKSSRPSENRSSSRPSDNSSSSRPARSTYVPPHLRNRPPSADPPAPSQTTLPPANVGYNGPAAGSAWGGGGGFRSDVGRGGYVGGGGGGGRGGGGWNNRSGGWDRGREREVNPFADDDNTEQPFEQENTGINFDAYEDIPVETSGSDVPPPVNTFAEIDLGDALNLNIRRCKYVRPTPVQRHAIPISLAGRDLMACAQTGSGKTAAFCFPIISGIMQGQYAQRPRGARTVYPLALILSPTRELSCQIHEEARKFSYQTGVKVVVAYGGAPINQQLRELERGVDILVATPGRLVDLLERARVSLQMIQYLALDEADRMLDMGFEPQIRKIVEQMDMPPPGLRQTMLFSATFPKEIQRLASDFLANYIFLAVGRVGSSTDLIVQRVEFVHESDKRSHLMDLLHAQRENGTHGKQALTLVFVETKKGADALEHWLCINGFPATTIHGDRTQQEREQALRSFKSGHTPILVATDVAARGLDIPHVAHVVNFDLPNDIDDYVHRIGRTGRAGKSGLATAFFNENNLSMAKPLADLMQEANQEVPAWITRYASRASYGGGRNRRSGGGRFGGRDFRRENSFNRGSDFYGGGNNGGGYGGGGYGGGGGYGGGGGYGGGGYGGGTGPSAWD; encoded by the exons ATGAGGTCATGGGCAGATTCTGTAGGTAATGATGGAGACAATGCAGACGCCGGTTCGTCTGAAAATAACAGCTCATCTCGTCCATCTGACAATAACAAATCATCGCGTCCATCTGAAAATAGAAGCTCATCGCGCCCGTCTGACAATAGCAGCTCATCTCGTCCTGCACGATCAACTTATGTTCCGCCACATCTTCGTAATAGGCCTCCGTCTGCTGATCCTCCGGCTCCTTCACAGACTACCCTGCCACCAGCCAATGTAGGTTATAATGGGCCTGCAGCTGGGTCTGCCTGgggcggtggtggtggttttAGGTCTGATGTTGGGCGTGGGGGATATgtaggtggtggtggtggcggtggtcGAGGTGGTGGTGGTTGGAACAATAGAAGTGGAGGGTGGGACCGTGGGAGGGAACGGGAGGTAAATCCCTTTGCTGATGACGATAACACAGAACAGCCCTTTGAGCAAGAAAACACAGGCATCAACTTTGATGCTTATGAGGATATCCCAGTTGAAACTAGTGGATCTGATGTCCCGCCACCTGTGAATACTTTTGCAGAGATAGATCTAGGGGACGCATTGAATTTAAATATTAGGAGATGCAAGTATGTGAGGCCAACTCCTGTTCAGCGTCATGCAATACCGATCTCTCTTGCAGGACGAGATTTGATGGCCTGTGCTCAGACAGGTTCTGGCAAGACAGCTGCTTTCTGCTTTCCAATTATTAGTGGGATCATGCAGGGGCAGTATGCTCAGAGACCTCGTGGAGCACGTACTGTCTATCCTCTTGCTCTTATTCTCTCCCCTACTAGAGAACTCTCGTGTCAG ATACATGAAGAAGCTAGAAAGTTTTCTTATCAAACTGGTGTCAAGGTGGTAGTTGCTTACGGAGGAGCGCCAATAAACCAACAG TTGAGAGAGCTTGAAAGAGGAGTAGATATTCTTGTGGCAACTCCGGGTCGATTGGTAGATCTGCTTGAGAGAGCTAGAGTATCATTGCAGATGATACAATATTTGGCTCTTGATGAGGCAGATCGGATGCTGGACATGGGTTTTGAGCCTCAAATTAGGAAGATAGTGGAACAGATGGACATGCCTCCACCAGGTTTGAGACAGACCATGCTGTTCAGTGCAACCTTTCCGAAGGAGATACAG AGACTGGCGTCGGATTTTCTGGCAAACTATATATTTTTGGCTGTTGGAAGGGTTGGCTCAAGTACTGATTTAATTGTTCAAAGAGTTGAATTTGTTCATGAATCTGATAAGAGAAGTCATCTCATGGACCTCCTTCACGCACAAAGGGAAAATGGAACTCATGGCAag CAAGCTTTGACATTAGTTTTTGTGGAGACAAAGAAGGGAGCAGATGCGCTGGAACACTGGTTGTGTATTAATGGGTTTCCGGCAACTACTATTCATGGTGACAGAACACAACAG GAAAGAGAACAGGCACTGAGATCATTCAAGAGTGGACATACACCAATTTTAGTGGCAACAGATGTGGCTGCACGTGGTCTGGACATTCCCCATGTAGCTCACGTGGTAAATTTTGATCTTCCAAATGACATTGATGATTATGTTCACCGGATAGGTCGGACAGGGCGAGCTGGAAAATCAGGACTTGCAACAGCATTCTTTAATGAGAACAACCTTTCGATGGCAAAACCACTAGCTGATCTAATGCAAGAAGCAAATCAGGAAGTGCCTGCTTGGATTACTCGATACGCATCGAGGGCTTCTTATGGTGGTGGTAGAAACCGGCGATCTGGGGGAGGCCGTTTTGGAGGCCGTGACTTCAGAAGGGAGAATTCTTTCAACAGGGGTTCAGATTTCTATGGAGGGGGAAATAATGGCGGCGGATATGGTGGCGGCGGCTatggtggtggcggcggctatggtggtggcggcggctATGGTGGTGGGGGTTATGGCGGTGGTACTGGTCCTAGTGCTTGGGACTAG
- the LOC112194338 gene encoding stemmadenine O-acetyltransferase has translation MKLEVQVSSKENIKPSSPTPGHLRYHPLSFLDQINSPSYFCFVHFYELNGGDSQVTQPETSEISGHLKKSLAEVLTLFYPLAGRLKDNLYVHCNDEGIEYLEARVNKTTLSDLLDDPIPGELTKLVPFEGDVNEFSLGVQLNIFECGGVAIGISFSHKLTDGLSMLMFIKAWAATSRRALGDHQAEIEPPQFVSATFFPPKIFTQHDASFGMRKNKVTTKRFVFDAANIEDLRAKYVDLDKPLIKRPSRVESLSAFLWSRIVAASKDDDHVDDKLYRVMNVVNLRPLFNPPLPQSVFGNLVGISITSPTSSGAEYSSGFIKHSREQISNITDDYVKKLHQCDEHLGFLERYADVYKRGESTVTSMFSSICKFPLYDSDFGWGRPTYVGVPAFSFANTIVFVDPKEGGGIEVHVCLREEVMVKFERDPKLLSRLSLSSVGSGSIKKPIQTRSVKSGSGGFKGLLSRF, from the coding sequence ATGAAGCTTGAAGTGCAAGTAAGCTCTAAGGAGAATATCAAACCATCTTCTCCAACCCCCGGCCATCTTCGCTATCACCCCTTGTCTTTTCTTGATCAAATCAATAGCCCATCCTACTTCTGTTTTGTGCACTTCTATGAACTGAATGGAGGAGACTCACAAGTGACACAACCTGAAACTAGCGAGATATCCGGCCATCTCAAGAAGTCGTTAGCCGAGGTCTTAACCCTTTTCTACCCACTCGCTGGACGACTCAAAGACAACCTTTATGTTCACTGCAATGATGAGGGCATAGAGTACCTTGAAGCTCGAGTCAACAAGACCACGCTTTCCGACCTTCTCGACGATCCCATCCCTGGTGAACTCACCAAACTCGTCCCATTTGAAGGAGATGTTAATGAATTCTCCCTCGGTGTGCAGCTTAACATTTTTGAATGCGGTGGAGTCGCTATTGGGATTTCCTTTTCCCACAAGCTTACAGATGGGTTATCTATGCTCATGTTCATCAAAGCTTGGGCTGCCACTTCCCGACGTGCCCTCGGAGATCATCAAGCTGAAATCGAGCCTCCACAGTTTGTTTCAGCAACATTCTTCCCGCCAAAGATATTCACACAACACGATGCAAGCTTTGGTATGAGAAAGAATAAAGTGACAACAAAAAGGTTTGTGTTTGATGCCGCCAACATTGAGGACCTCAGAGCAAAATATGTCGACCTAGACAAACCGTTGATCAAGCGCCCCTCGCGTGTCGAGTCCTTATCAGCTTTTCTATGGAGCCGAATAGTGGCTGCTTCGAAAGATGATGATCATGTTGACGACAAGTTGTATAGAGTGATGAATGTTGTCAATCTTCGTCCACTGTTCAATCCACCGTTGCCGCAATCTGTGTTTGGAAACCTCGTCGGGATTTCCATAACATCTCCAACATCCTCGGGGGCAGAATATTCTAGTGGTTTCATCAAGCACTCACGAGAGCAAATAAGCAACATTACCGACGACTACGTGAAAAAACTTCATCAGTGTGATGAGCATTTGGGTTTTCTGGAGAGATATGCTGATGTTTATAAGAGAGGAGAGAGTACCGTGACGTCCATGTTCAGTAGTATATGCAAGTTTCCTCTGTATGACAGTGACTTTGGTTGGGGAAGACCAACGTATGTGGGCGTTCCGGCGTTCAGCTTCGCGAACACGATCGTTTTCGTCGACCCCAAAGAGGGTGGTGGAATAGAGGTCCACGTTTGCTTGAGGGAAGAGGTCATGGTTAAATTTGAAAGGGACCCCAAGTTGCTCTCACGGCTGAGTTTGAGTTCGGTTGGTTCGGGTTCAATCAAAAAACCTATTCAGACTAGATCGGTAAAGTCTGGATCGGGGGGATTTAAGGGTTTGCTCTCACGATTTTGA
- the LOC112194337 gene encoding uncharacterized protein LOC112194337 has translation MSEQSASTSMVEVGGPLRKYWNKIWAAKVPANVRMLVWRLVHGIVPTRSALILRHVHIMDVACVFCKSTNETSLHVFKECAFLQSFWRLCPLGLNSREHAACGMKEWIFDMIDIPSNDQLDLFFMALWSVWIERNKIVWNDGSCQPMYMIQWCMRSLEEFQKYHPKATNKKKRRVTKWQCPPKGRLKINIDGAYKADTNVGGIGVIVRDDLGIGIAAIARPFQRAHSMINMEAEACRAGLLLSIHQGWTNVVIESDSALLITALQSREVNFSETWF, from the coding sequence ATGTCGGAACAAAGTGCCTCGACGTCGATGGTGGAAGTTGGAGGTCCTCTACGGAAGTATTGGAACAAGATTTGGGCAGCCAAAGTTCCTGCTAATGTCAGAATGTTGGTTTGGCGTCTTGTGCATGGGATTGTCCCAACCAGGTCAGCTCTTATTTTACGTCATGTCCATATTATGGATGTTGCATGTGTGTTTTGTAAATCTACCAATGAAACGAGTTTGCATGTTTTTAAAGAATGTGCTTTTCTCCAAAGCTTTTGGAGACTATGCCCACTTGGTTTGAATTCAAGGGAACATGCAGCTTGTGGTATGAAGGAGTGGATCTTTGACATGATTGATATACCAAGCAATGACCAGCTTGACTTGTTCTTTATGGCTCTTTGGTCTGTGTGGATAGAGAGAAACAAGATAGTTTGGAATGATGGGAGTTGTCAGCCTATGTACATGATTCAGTGGTGTATGAGAAGCCTGGAAGAGTTCCAGAAATATCACCCTAAAGCAACGAATAAGAAGAAAAGACGGGTGACTAAATGGCAATGTCCACCTAAAGGTAGGCTGAAGATTAACATAGATGGGGCTTACAAAGCTGACACAAATGTTGGAGGCATTGGAGTGATAGTCAGAGATGATTTGGGCATAGGTATTGCCGCTATTGCAAGGCCTTTTCAGCGTGCTCACTCGATGATTAATATGGAGGCTGAGGCATGTAGAGCAGGCCTTCTTCTTAGTATACACCAAGGTTGGACGAATGTAGTTATCGAGAGCGACTCTGCCCTTCTAATTACTGCACTCCAGAGTAGGGAGGTTAATTTCTCGGAGAcatggttctaa
- the LOC112191853 gene encoding serine/threonine-protein phosphatase PP2A catalytic subunit, translating to MGVNSASSDSGNDLNEQIEQLMQCKPLSEQQVRVLCEKAKEILMEESNVQPVKSPVTICGDIHGQFHDLAELFRIGGKCPDTNYLFMGDYVDRGYYSVETVTLLVALKVRYHQRITILRGNHESRQITQVYGFYDECLRKYGNASVWKTFTDLFDYFPLTALVESEIFCLHGGLSPSIENLDNIRNFDRVQEVPHEGPMCDLLWSDPDDRCGWGISPRGAGYTFGQDISEQFNHTNSLKLIARAHQLVMDGFNWAHEQKVVTIFSAPNYCYRCGNMASVLEVDDCRGHTFIQFEPAPRRGEPDVTRRTPDYFL from the exons ATGGGCGTGAATTCGGCATCCTCCGATTCCGGCAACGATCTCAACGAGCAGATCGAGCAGCTCATGCAGTGCAAGCCACTCTCCGAGCAACAG GTGAGAGTGCTATGCGAGAAGGCAAAGGAAATCTTAATGGAAGAAAGCAATGTCCAG CCTGTGAAAAGCCCGGTGACAATTTGTGGCGATATTCATGGGCAGTTTCACGACCTTGCGGAGCTCTTTCGAATTGGAGGGAAG TGCCCCGATACCAATTACTTATTTATGGGAGATTATGTGGACCGTGGCTATTATTCGGTTGAAACTGTAACG CTTCTAGTGGCCCTGAAAGTGCGTTATCATCAGCGCATCACTATTCTTAGAGGAAACCATGAAAGTCGTCAG ATTACTCAGGTTTATGGGTTTTATGATGAATGTCTTCGCAA GTATGGGAACGCCAGTGTATGGAAGACCTTCACCGACCTTTTTGACTACTTTCCACTGACAGCATTG GTTGAGTCAGAGATATTTTGTCTGCATGGTGGATTATCACCTTCAATCGAAAACCTTGATAACATAAGGAATTTTGATCGTGTTCAAGAGGTTCCGCATGAAGGGCCCATGTGTGATCTGTTATGGTCTGACCCAGATGACCGATGTGGTTGGGGTATTTCACCTCGCGGTGCAGGATATACCTTTGGCCAG GATATATCTGAACAATTCAATCATACAAATAGTTTAAAGTTGATTGCAAGAGCTCATCAATTGGTTATGGATGGATTCAACTGGGCCCAT GAACAAAAGGTGGTTACCATATTCAGTGCACCTAATTATTGCTATCGCTGTGGGAACATGGCGTCTGTTTTAGAAGTTGATGACTGCAGGGGCCATACTTTCATCCag TTTGAGCCTGCTCCTAGGAGAGGGGAACCGGATGTCACTCGTAGAACACCTGATTACTTTTTATGA
- the LOC112192450 gene encoding protein WHAT'S THIS FACTOR 9, mitochondrial, with translation MKAFLFSLLKPQTLSKPTKLLPHQHYQCRGIIAKVRLKWVKNRSLDHIIDTETDLKAASLLKDAIKRSPTGFLTAKSFADWQKLLGLTVPVLRFMRRYPTLFLEFPHARYANLPCFKLTDTALLLDSHEQTIHQTHESDTVERLSRVLMMMKTKSLPLQSLYPLKWDLGLPDGFEKVLVPKYPDCFRFVKASDGVTRLKVIHCPDEYAVSALQRSKEGGDVGDEYRQFKRGQTVLAFPMSFPRGYGAQKKVRAWMEEFQKLPYISPYEDSRHIDPNSDLMEKRVVGVLHELLSLTIHKKTKRNYLRIIREELNLPHKFTRIFTRYPGIFYLSLKCKTTTVALREGYQRGKLVHPHPLARLREKFYHVMRTGLIYRGKGVNMLSQQDMLLDNVESESGQDDSEEEQVGTGDECDEEEVSDFEMEGSDED, from the coding sequence atgaaagctttcctcttctctctcctaaAACCCCAAACCCTGTCTAAACCCACCAAACTCCTACCTCACCAACACTACCAATGTCGAGGCATCATCGCCAAGGTCCGCCTGAAATGGGTCAAGAACCGAAGCTTAGATCACATCATCGACACCGAGACCGATCTCAAAGCCGCCAGTCTCCTCAAGGATGCCATCAAGCGATCCCCAACTGGGTTCCTCACCGCCAAGTCCTTCGCCGATTGGCAAAAGCTTCTGGGCCTCACCGTCCCCGTTCTCCGATTCATGCGCAGGTACCCGACTCTGTTTCTAGAATTCCCACATGCCCGTTATGCCAATCTGCCTTGCTTTAAGTTAACAGACACTGCATTATTGCTAGACTCACATGAACAAACCATACACCAAACCCATGAGAGTGACACTGTGGAGAGGCTTAGTAGAGTTCTTATGATGATGAAAACCAAGAGTTTACCTCTGCAGTCTTTGTATCCTTTGAAATGGGATCTGGGTTTGCCTGATGGGTTTGAGAAAGTATTGGTTCCAAAGTACCCGGACTGTTTTCGATTTGTTAAGGCCTCGGATGGGGTTACGCGATTGAAGGTCATACATTGTCCTGATGAGTATGCTGTTTCGGCATTGCAGAGGAGTAAAGAGGGTGGTGATGTGGGGGATGAGTATAGGCAGTTCAAGAGGGGGCAGACTGTGTTGGCTTTCCCTATGAGTTTCCCGAGGGGTTATGGGGCGCAGAAGAAGGTGAGGGCATGGATGGAGGAGTTTCAGAAGTTGCCATACATTTCGCCGTATGAGGATTCTAGGCATATTGATCCCAATAGTGATCTTATGGAGAAAAGGGTTGTTGGAGTTTTGCATGAGTTATTGAGCTTGACCATTCATAAGAAGACCAAGAGGAACTACTTGAGGATCATTAGGGAGGAGTTGAATCTTCCACATAAGTTTACGAGAATCTTCACAAGGTATCCGGGGATTTTCTACCTTTCATTGAAGTGTAAAACAACCACGGTAGCGCTCAGGGAAGGTTACCAACGAGGGAAGCTAGTGCACCCGCATCCCCTTGCACGTTTGAGAGAGAAGTTTTATCATGTAATGAGAACAGGGCTTATTTATCGTGGTAAAGGTGTGAATATGCTGTCTCAGCAAGATATGTTGCTTGACAATGTGGAGAGTGAAAGTGGTCAAGACGACTCTGAGGAGGAACAGGTTGGAACAGGTGATGAATGCGATGAGGAGGAAGTATCAGACTTTGAAATGGAAGGATCTGATGAAGATTGA
- the LOC112191852 gene encoding lipid phosphate phosphatase delta isoform X1: protein MESAAVWQGATLCGILTWILMSSYLNLTPKLRSLVQPWVAHHVITGTPLILQIQNYQHVFLDAFFSALSCVVSVPFYTAFLPLLFWSGHGKLARQMTLLMAFCDYLGNCIKDVVSAPRPSCPPVRRITATSDEEDNALEYGLPSSHTLNTVCLSGYLLHYILSYAQNEDVYVKFAGFALVCLLVGLIGLGRVYLGMHSPVDIIGGLAVGLLILSFWLTVHEYVDSFVVSGQNVTSFWAALSFILLFAYPTPEFPTPSFEYHTAFNGVALGIVSGVQQTYHQFHHEAVPRIFTSQLTIPCFMGRMLVGIPTILIVKFCSKALAKWILPVVANTLGIPIKSTTYIPMLNGLSNGKKSDGSKQSGYLQKLYLFSSQGSFDVDTGIRFIQYAGLAWSVVDLVPSLFSQLSL, encoded by the exons CGCAGCAGTGTGGCAGGGGGCAACACTCTGTGGGATTCTCACATGGATTCTAATGTCTTCTTATCTCAATCTGACCCCAAAGCTTCGATCTTTGGTGCAACCCTGGGTGGCCCACCATGTCATCACAGGCACGCCCCTCATCCTCCAGATCCAG AATTACCAGCATGTGTTCTTGGATGCTTTCTTCTCTGCTTTGTCCTGTGTTGTCTCTGTGCCCTTTTACACTGCTTTTCTTCCTTTGCTTTTCTGG AGTGGGCATGGCAAATTGGCAAGGCAAATGACCCTGCTGATGGCTTTCTGTGATTACTTGGGGAACTGTATAAAG GATGTGGTATCAGCTCCTAGACCGAGTTGCCCTCCTGTTAGGAGAATAACAGCTACAAGTGATGAGGAGGATAATGCATTGGAATATGGATTGCCATCTTCTCACACTCTAAACACAGTTTGCTTGTCTGG ATACCTTTTGCATTACATCCTATCTTATGCTCAGAATGAAGATGTGTATGTGAAATTTGCTGGATTTGCTCTTGTTTGCTTGCTTGTGGGTCTCATTGGTTTGG GAAGAGTTTATCTCGGCATGCACAGTCCTGTTGATATTATTGGTGGGCTTGCTGTTGGTTTGCTGATCCTTTCCTTCTGGCTTACTGTTCATGAATATGTCGACAGTTTTGTAGTCTCAGGACAAAATG TTACAAGCTTTTGGGCTGCCCTAAGCTTCATATTGCTCTTTGCTTATCCAACTCCGGAGTTTCCAACCCCAAGTTTTGAGTACCACACAGCGTTCAATGGTGTTGCATTAGGCATT GTATCTGGGGTCCAGCAAACATACCACCAGTTTCACCATGAAGCTGTTCCACGTATATTTACATCACAATTAACAATCCCTTGCTTTATGGGAAGAATGCTGGTTGGGATACCAACAATACTTATTGTGAAGTTCTGTAGTAAAGCTCTTGCTAAATGGATTCTTCCTGTGGTAGCCAATACCTTGGGCATCCCAATAAAATCAACTACATACATTCCTATGCTAAATGGATTAAGCAACGGGAAAAAATCAGATGGGTCGAAGCAGTCAGGTTATCTCCAGAAGCTGTACCTTTTCTCCAGCCAAGGCTCATTTGATGTCGATACTGGTATAAGATTCATTCAATATGCTGGCCTTGCATGGTCAGTGGTAGATCTTGTTCCTTCGCTTTTCTCTCAGCTAAGCCTGTAA
- the LOC112191852 gene encoding lipid phosphate phosphatase delta isoform X2, giving the protein MCSWMLSSLLCPVLSLCPFTLLFFLCFSGGHGKLARQMTLLMAFCDYLGNCIKDVVSAPRPSCPPVRRITATSDEEDNALEYGLPSSHTLNTVCLSGYLLHYILSYAQNEDVYVKFAGFALVCLLVGLIGLGRVYLGMHSPVDIIGGLAVGLLILSFWLTVHEYVDSFVVSGQNVTSFWAALSFILLFAYPTPEFPTPSFEYHTAFNGVALGIVSGVQQTYHQFHHEAVPRIFTSQLTIPCFMGRMLVGIPTILIVKFCSKALAKWILPVVANTLGIPIKSTTYIPMLNGLSNGKKSDGSKQSGYLQKLYLFSSQGSFDVDTGIRFIQYAGLAWSVVDLVPSLFSQLSL; this is encoded by the exons ATGTGTTCTTGGATGCTTTCTTCTCTGCTTTGTCCTGTGTTGTCTCTGTGCCCTTTTACACTGCTTTTCTTCCTTTGCTTTTCTGG TGGGCATGGCAAATTGGCAAGGCAAATGACCCTGCTGATGGCTTTCTGTGATTACTTGGGGAACTGTATAAAG GATGTGGTATCAGCTCCTAGACCGAGTTGCCCTCCTGTTAGGAGAATAACAGCTACAAGTGATGAGGAGGATAATGCATTGGAATATGGATTGCCATCTTCTCACACTCTAAACACAGTTTGCTTGTCTGG ATACCTTTTGCATTACATCCTATCTTATGCTCAGAATGAAGATGTGTATGTGAAATTTGCTGGATTTGCTCTTGTTTGCTTGCTTGTGGGTCTCATTGGTTTGG GAAGAGTTTATCTCGGCATGCACAGTCCTGTTGATATTATTGGTGGGCTTGCTGTTGGTTTGCTGATCCTTTCCTTCTGGCTTACTGTTCATGAATATGTCGACAGTTTTGTAGTCTCAGGACAAAATG TTACAAGCTTTTGGGCTGCCCTAAGCTTCATATTGCTCTTTGCTTATCCAACTCCGGAGTTTCCAACCCCAAGTTTTGAGTACCACACAGCGTTCAATGGTGTTGCATTAGGCATT GTATCTGGGGTCCAGCAAACATACCACCAGTTTCACCATGAAGCTGTTCCACGTATATTTACATCACAATTAACAATCCCTTGCTTTATGGGAAGAATGCTGGTTGGGATACCAACAATACTTATTGTGAAGTTCTGTAGTAAAGCTCTTGCTAAATGGATTCTTCCTGTGGTAGCCAATACCTTGGGCATCCCAATAAAATCAACTACATACATTCCTATGCTAAATGGATTAAGCAACGGGAAAAAATCAGATGGGTCGAAGCAGTCAGGTTATCTCCAGAAGCTGTACCTTTTCTCCAGCCAAGGCTCATTTGATGTCGATACTGGTATAAGATTCATTCAATATGCTGGCCTTGCATGGTCAGTGGTAGATCTTGTTCCTTCGCTTTTCTCTCAGCTAAGCCTGTAA